GAAGCAGATAGAGGCATTGAAAAAAGAAATCAGTCAGAATGGAATACTGGTAGAACAGAAAATTTCTGATCTAAAAAGTTCAAATCCACTTTTTGCTGAGCAGGATCCATTTGAAAGTGATATTGAATATCTGACAAGAATGAGTAAAGCAATGCCACAAATTAACCAGCTTAGAAAACAATATATGGTTGATCTATGGCAGAAAATGAGTTTTTTTAGAGGAAGGCTTTTTGAAACTCAAAACATAAGAGTAGCATTAGATTCTGATAAGTATGACCCAAATACAGAAGAGTGGAAAATAACCGTTGATAACCTTGATTATCAAAAAGAGCATTATGAAGTAGTAATTAAAATAGACAAAGCAAATGCAGGAAACCTATTTAAAAACAAAAATAAGCTATTATATACTGGAATATTGGCAGTGGATAACGGTGATAAAATTGGTTTGGCTAAGCTTATAATTGCAAATCCAATTAGCAAATATGAATTGGAATATGAGTTTAATCCTATGCTATCGCTTAAATTTAACGGTAATGTGTCTTCGGTAGTATTCAGTTCAGATGGAAAATATCTGGCAACTGGAAGTTATAGAAATGCTTTTATTTTCAATTTAGAGACAGGAAATGGAGTTAAATCTTTCAAACAAGGAAATTATGTACCTTCGGTGGCATTTAGTCCAGATGGAAAATTTCTGGCAACTGGAAGCGATGACGATTATGCTCGCATTTTCAATTTAGAGACAGGAAATGAAGTTATATCTTTCAAACATGAAATAGATGTAAATTCAGTATCCTTTAGTCCAGATGGAAAATATCTGGCAACTGGAAGTTATAAAAATGCTTTTATTTTCAATTTAGAGACAGGAAATGGAGTTAAATCTTTCAAACAAGGAAATTATGTACGTTCAGTAGCATTTAGTCAGATGGAAAATATCTGGCAACTGGAAGCGATGACGATTATGCTCGCATTTTTAATTTAGAGACAGGAAATGAAGCAAAATCTTTCAAACATGGATATCAAGTACGTTCGGTGACATTTAGTCCAGATGGAAAATTTCTGGCAACTGGAAGTTCTGACAATAATGCACGAATTTTCAATTTAGAGACAGGAAATGAAGTTAAATCTTTCAAACATGGAGGTTCTGTACTTTCAGTATCCTTTAGTCCAGATGGAAAATATCTGGCAACTGGAAGTTCTGACAATAATGCACGAATTTTCAATTTAGAGACAGGAAATGAAGTTAAATCTTTCAAACATGGAGATTATATAAGTTCAGTATCCTTTAGTCCAGATGGAAAATATCTTGCTGTTGGGTGTAGTGATGATTATGCATATATATACCGGACACTGATCCAGGTAGAAGATGAAGTTTTAGCAAAGAAAGCAATATCAAGACCTCCCGCACTGTCTGCAAGCGTAAGCTTTGAGGATACAGATGGTAATAATTTTCTTGATGCTTTGGAAAAGGGGATTTTTCACCTGAACATTACCAATCAGGGAGAAGGAACTGGAAAAGGAATACTTGTTAAATTCAATCCTGAAAGGATAGAAAACTTGAATTACAATAATACATATATTGAAGAAATAGAAGCAGGGAAGACAACAGAAGTGGATATACCAATCGAGGCATATATTGGAATAGAAGATGCAGATCATCTAATTCGTTTTGAGTTTGATGAGATAAATGGTTTTCCACCGGATCCTGTAGAAATTCAGATTTCCACTAAATCTTTTCAGAAACCGGAAATATTCATTGTAGATACTGGTATTGAAGATGGTAACTCAAATGGAATGATCGAATCGGGAGAAATGATAGAATTAACTGTAAGGATCGGTAATAAAGGAAAAGGCACAGGAACAGGAGCTTATGCAAAGTTTTATGCTGGAGACAATGTATTTATTACTGATACATTTCCCAAAACTGTGAAACTGGGCGATATTGAATATAATGACCAGATAGATGTACCACTTGAATTTTTCGTTAATGACAAAGCAGAAGATAATATCCCTTTATATGTCGATTTTACTGAAGCAACCGGACTGGCAGGAGTGGATAAACTGCGTTTGCCGATAAAGAAAAGCGAAAGTGCAAGAACTATCCAGAAAACAGTAGTTTCAGGAATTGAGAAAGAATATGGAGAGCTTGCCTATGAAGCAGACCTTTCTGTAGATATCGAGCAGAATATACCCCGTGGAGTAAAAAACAATGATGTAATTGCAGTAGTAATCGGTAACCGTGATTATCAGAAGACAAAGCAGGTTGATTTTGCTATGCGTGATGCAGCATTAATGAAACAGTATCTGATATCTGCCTTTGGTTTGAAAGAAGGCAATATATTCATAATTAATAATGCAACTAAGGGCGATTTTGAAACATATTTTGGCACGGACAGAAATTATCAGGGCAAGCTTTATAATTCAGTTAAAAGCCAGGTTACTGACGTGATAATATTTTATTCCGGTCATGGTGCACCGAGTATAAAAGATCAGAAGGGATATTTTGTACCTGTGGAATGTGATCCTCAATATGTGGAATTAGGAGGATATTCAATTGATACATTTTATAATAACCTTGCTGAAATACCGGCAAAATCAATGACAGTTATCCTTGATGCCTGCTTCAGCGGAGCAGAGCTTCTGGAAAATATTTCACCTATAATACTTGATATTGATAATCCTATTATTATATTGGAAAATAGTTTGATAATCTCCAGTTCCCAAAGTGATCAGCCGTCAAGCTGGTATAAAGAAAAGAAACATGGAATGTTCACCTACTTCTTCTTAAAGGCAATCCATAACAGAAATGCAGATTATGATAATAATGGTGATATAACCTATAATGAGATCTATCAGTATGTGTCGGACAGCAATGATGGTGTCCCATATAATACAAAACTGTTGCATGGTTTTGAACAGAATCCTCAGCTATCAGGTCAGGATACTGATAAAATTGCAGTTAAATACGAGTAGCTGTTATAAGCATTTAATATGATGTAATATAGTATCTCAGGAGTAAATATGAGAAGGTATTTGTTAATTTTATTACTGGTTATAATTTGCGGATGTAGTCAGAATAAAGAAATTGTGAAAACTTCAACCGAAAATTCTATATTGGAAAATATAATACAGGATAAGCTTGAGCCATTAGGTAATGACTGGTTTCTTGTTACTGCCAGTATTGAGATAGCGAATATTTCACCGGAAGAAGCAAGGGACAAAGCAATAGAGAAAGCCAGCAAAAGGGCTCTTGAATATTTTGGTGTAGAAGTGGGAAGCAGAACACTTTCATTCAAAGCTGAAACTAATAATAAAATCAATGTAGATCATTTCTCTA
The window above is part of the Candidatus Stygibacter australis genome. Proteins encoded here:
- a CDS encoding caspase family protein: MFNLETGNEAKSFKHGYQVRSVTFSPDGKFLATGSSDNNARIFNLETGNEVKSFKHGGSVLSVSFSPDGKYLATGSSDNNARIFNLETGNEVKSFKHGDYISSVSFSPDGKYLAVGCSDDYAYIYRTLIQVEDEVLAKKAISRPPALSASVSFEDTDGNNFLDALEKGIFHLNITNQGEGTGKGILVKFNPERIENLNYNNTYIEEIEAGKTTEVDIPIEAYIGIEDADHLIRFEFDEINGFPPDPVEIQISTKSFQKPEIFIVDTGIEDGNSNGMIESGEMIELTVRIGNKGKGTGTGAYAKFYAGDNVFITDTFPKTVKLGDIEYNDQIDVPLEFFVNDKAEDNIPLYVDFTEATGLAGVDKLRLPIKKSESARTIQKTVVSGIEKEYGELAYEADLSVDIEQNIPRGVKNNDVIAVVIGNRDYQKTKQVDFAMRDAALMKQYLISAFGLKEGNIFIINNATKGDFETYFGTDRNYQGKLYNSVKSQVTDVIIFYSGHGAPSIKDQKGYFVPVECDPQYVELGGYSIDTFYNNLAEIPAKSMTVILDACFSGAELLENISPIILDIDNPIIILENSLIISSSQSDQPSSWYKEKKHGMFTYFFLKAIHNRNADYDNNGDITYNEIYQYVSDSNDGVPYNTKLLHGFEQNPQLSGQDTDKIAVKYE